The Medicago truncatula cultivar Jemalong A17 chromosome 4, MtrunA17r5.0-ANR, whole genome shotgun sequence genome includes a region encoding these proteins:
- the LOC120579942 gene encoding uncharacterized protein, which yields MLAEEADDWWVSLLPVLEQGDAVVTWAMFRKEFLSRYFSEDVRGKKEIEFLELKQGHKSNVCGKDERKCFRCGQKGHSLAECKRGDIVCYNCNGEGHISSQCPEPKKVRTGGKCIDYRQLNKVTIKNRYPLPGIDDLMDQLVGAKIFSKIDLRSGYHQIKVKDEDMQKTAFRTRYGHYEYKVMPFGVTNAPGVFMEYMNRIFHAFLDKFVVVFIDDILIYSKNEEEHAEHLRIVLQVLKEKRLYAKLSKCEFWLSEVSFLGHIIYGGGFAVDPSKSIQLGMLKIDSNFLNSIREAQKADLKLVDLMTTGSDTEDSDFKVDDQGVLRFRGRGDHVFLRVTPLTGVGRALKSRKLTPKFIGPYQISERVGTVAYRVGLPPHLSNLHDVFHVSQLRKYVADPSHVIPRDDVQVRDNLTVETMPLRIDDRKVKSLRGKEIPLVRVVWGGATGESLTWELESKMRESYPE from the exons atgttagcggaAGAAGCTGACGACTGGTGGGTGAGTTTGTTGCCTGTGCTGGAACAGGGTGATGCTGTAGTAACTTGGGCtatgttcaggaaggagtttctGAGTAGGTATTTTTCGGAAGATGTCCGAGGCAAGAAGGAAATTgagtttctggagttgaaacagg gccacaagagcaatgtttgTGGTAAAGATGAgaggaagtgcttcaggtgtggtcagaagggacACAGTTTAGCTGAATGTAAGCGTGGGGATATTGTCTGCTAcaactgcaatggagagggtcatatCAGTTCGCAGTGCCCTgagccgaagaaggttagaactGGTGGAAAG tgcattgattaccgtcagttgaacaaagttacgataaagaacaggtatccgcttcctggaattgacgacttgatggatcagttggttggtgctaagatttttagtaagattgacttgaggtcgggttaccatcagataaaggtgaaggatgaggatatgcagaagacggcctttaggacacgatatggtcattacgagtacaaagtgatgcctttcggtgttactaacgcgcctggtgtgtttatggagtacatgaaccgaatcttccatgcttttctggataagtttgttgtggtgtttattgatgatatcttaatttattccaagaacgaagaggagcatgcagagcatctgagaattgtattgcaagttttgaaagaaaagaggttgtatgcgaagttgtcaaaatgtgagttctggttaagcgAAGTGAgctttctgggtcacattatttatGGTGGTGGttttgcagtggatccttcgaag agtatacagttggggatgctgaagattgatagtaaTTTTTTGAACAGTATTCGAGAAGCCCAGAAAGCAGATTTGAAAttggttgatttgatgactactGGTAGTGACACTGAGGACAGTGATTTTAAGGTGGATGATCAGGGTGTACTGAGATTCAGAGGAAGA ggtgatcatgtttttctgagggtcactcctttgacgggtgttggacgtgcattgaagtcgagaaagttgactcctaagttcattggtccgtatcagatttcagagagagttggaacagtggcatatagagttggtttgccaccacatctttcgaacttgcacgatgtgtttcatgtgtcacagcttcggaagtatgtggcggatccttcgcatgtgattccaagggatgatgtacaggttagagacaacctgacagttgagactatgccattgaggattgatgatagAAAGGTAAAGTCTTTGAGAGGtaaggagatacctcttgtgagagtcgtttggggtggagcgactggtgaaagtttgacttgggagctggagagtaagatgcgggagtcgtatccggag
- the LOC25483437 gene encoding calcium-binding protein PBP1, translating into MATNGFEDLLPVMANKLGGEGLIKELCNGFELLMDKEKGVITLDSLRQNAAVLGLQDLKEDELVGMMNEGDLDRDGALTQMEFCVLMFRLSPELMEESWFWLEEALQHELGSL; encoded by the coding sequence ATGGCTACCAATGGTTTTGAAGACTTGTTACCAGTGATGGCAAACAAGCTAGGTGGTGAAGGTTTAATAAAGGAGCTATGCAATGGATTTGAATTGTTGATGGACAAAGAAAAAGGTGTGATAACATTGGATAGTTTGAGGCAAAACGCTGCTGTTTTGGGTTTACAAGATTTGAAGGAAGATGAACTTGTTGGTATGATGAATGAAGGTGATTTAGATAGAGATGGAGCACTTACTCAGATGGAGTTTTGTGTTTTGATGTTTAGGTTGAGTCCTGAATTGATGGAAGAGTCTTGGTTTTGGCTTGAGGAAGCTCTGCAACATGAACTTGGTTCCTTGTAG
- the LOC120575816 gene encoding zinc finger MYM-type protein 1-like, whose amino-acid sequence MRGEFNGLQRKILDENPYAFYVHCYAHRLQLVIVSVASSCSSINDFFEYISLIVTTSSASCKRMDALTEVQHEDILSKLSSGEISTRRGLNQSCSLARPGDTRWGSHHTTLLRLDQMWSSVLVVLSMVDKDGRRPSQAAGLIEKMESFKFVFILKLMLKLFGITNELSKILQRKDLNIVLAMDLINVVKARFATLRDNGWDNLFLDVQEFCVAKGIPVPNMDDEIPVRGRSRLEGRTVTNLHHYRAEIFYVAIDKICVEMDHRFSEGSNIVLDCFSCLDPKNSFSKFDVDKLAHLADIYHADFSDDDRGTIREQLDTYVLQVKRHASFSSCEDVQSLAMKMVQTEKHLVFPLVYKLIELALILPVSTASVERAFSAMKIIKTKLCNKINNEWLNDLMICYTEREIFKSLDDIDIIRTFTAKKSRKGHLPPNFI is encoded by the coding sequence ATGAGAGGTGAATTTAATGGTTTGCAAAGAAAGATCCTAGATGAAAACCCTTATGCTTTCTATGTCCATTGTTATGCTCACCGCTTGCAATTGGTGATTGTGTCCGTTGCTAGTAGTTGCTCATCTATTAATGATTTCTTTGAGTACATATCCTTAATTGTAACAACATCAAGTGCATCTTGTAAGAGAATGGATGCTTTGACGGAGGTACAACACGAAGATATTTTGAGTAAACTATCGAGTGGTGAGATATCTACAAGAAGGGGTTTGAACCAATCATGTAGTCTCGCTAGACCCGGGGATACTAGATGGGGTTCACATCATACTACCTTGCTTCGTTTGGATCAGATGTGGTCCTCCGTGTTAGTGGTGCTTAGTATGGTTGATAAAGATGGACGTAGACCATCTCAAGCAGCGGGTTTGATAGAAAAAATGGAGAgctttaaatttgttttcattttgaagttaatgttaaagttgtttggtatcACAAACGAGCTTTCAAAAATCTTGCAAAGAAAAGATCTTAATATTGTGCTTGCCATGGATTTAATTAATGTTGTCAAAGCTCGGTTTGCCACATTGAGAGATAATGGTTgggataatttatttttggatgtACAAGAATTTTGTGTTGCTAAAGGTATTCCGGTGCCAAATATGGATGATGAAATACCGGTTAGGGGTCGTTCAAGACTAGAAGGGAGGACTGTCACTAATCTTCACCATTACCGTGCAGAGATTTTTTATGTTGCTATTGACAAAATTTGTGTGGAGATGGATCATCGCTTTAGTGAAGGAAGTAACATTGTCCTTGATTGCTTCTCATGTCTTGACCCCAAGAACTCTTTCTCCAAATTTGATGTTGATAAGCTTGCTCATCTTGCTGATATTTATCATGCTGACTTTTCTGATGATGATCGTGGAACAATAAGGGAGCAACTTGACACTTATGTACTTCAAGTGAAAAGGCAtgcttccttttcttcttgtGAAGATGTTCAAAGTTTGGCTATGAAGATGGTTCAAACTGAGAAACATTTGGTATTTCCATTGGTCTACAAACTCATTGAGTTGGCTTTGATATTGCCGGTGTCGACAGCATCCGTTGAAAGAGCTTTTTCAGCAATGAAGATTATCAAGACTAAATTGTGCAACAAGATTAACAATGAGTGGttaaatgatttgatgatatgttaCACTGAGCGGGAGATATTCAAATCACTTGATGACATTGATATTATTCGAACATTCACCGCAAAGAAATCTCGGAAAGGGCATTTACCTCCTAATTTTATCTAG
- the LOC112418568 gene encoding zinc finger MYM-type protein 1-like: MRKFLVDRTRIENVNVVQPETEVEEPPPNVANEFNPNEIVRDPGLRKQIWEYAPDIQDQVRRAYILKGPTQPNLESFPRTQFGRDARSFSRSWYNKYTWIEYSESKDAAYCFYCFLFKQPGRAEHFGYEVFNKDGFKDWKHASQGLKDHIGGHNSMHNKCIKHYDDYKNQRQSVTSKIARATRESEELYKIRLTCSLDCTKFLVSQGISFRGHDETSNSLNKGNFRELIDWEKSKNEQVRDAFDRGGKNCKMTCGDIQKDLAMSCAHEVMKVITEELGDKQFSVLIDESRDISVKEQMAVMLRSVVVFSNFYIVWFF, from the coding sequence ATGAGGAAGTTTTTGGTAGATAGAACAAGGATTGAGAATGTAAATGTTGTGCAACCGGAAACCGAAGTAGAAGAACCACCGCCTAATGTGGCCAATGAGTTTAATCCAAATGAGATTGTGCGTGATCCAGGTCTTAGGAAACAAATTTGGGAGTATGCTCCGGATATTCAAGACCAAGTGAGGAGGGCATATATATTGAAGGGTCCAACACAACCAAATTTGGAAAGTTTTCCTCGTACTCAATTTGGGAGGGATGCAAGGTCATTTTCTAGATCATGGTATAACAAATATACATGGATTGAATATAGCGAATCGAAGGATGCAGCTTATTGTTTTTATTGCTTTCTCTTTAAGCAACCCGGGAGGGCCGAGCACTTTGGTTATGAAGTCTTCAACAAAGACGGATTTAAAGATTGGAAGCATGCATCTCAAGGATTGAAAGATCATATTGGTGGTCATAATAGTATGCACAACAAATGTATCAAGCATTATGATGATTATAAGAATCAAAGACAAAGTGTGACAAGTAAGATTGCTAGAGCAACTAGGGAATCGGAAGAGTTGTATAAGATCCGCTTGACTTGTTCTCTTGATTGTACTAAATTTCTCGTATCACAAGGCATTTCTTTCCGTGGCCATGACGAAACGTCTAATTCTCTAAACAAGGGAAATTTTAGAGAGTTGATAGATTGGGAAAAATCAAAGAATGAACAAGTGAGAGATGCTTTTGACCGTGGGGgaaaaaattgcaaaatgaCTTGCGGTGACATTCAAAAGGATCTTGCAATGTCTTGTGCACATGAAGTTATGAAGGTGATTACGGAAGAGCTTGGTGATAAACAATTCTCTGTGCTTATTGATGAGTCACGTGATATATCCGTCAAAGAGCAAATGGCGGTGATGTTGAGGTCAGTAGTTGTATTTTCCAATTTCTacattgtttggtttttttga